The following proteins are encoded in a genomic region of Anser cygnoides isolate HZ-2024a breed goose chromosome 13, Taihu_goose_T2T_genome, whole genome shotgun sequence:
- the ZBTB33 gene encoding transcriptional regulator Kaiso: MEGEKLISATDTQYSSALLQSLNEQRGHGLFCDVTVIVEDRKFRAHRNILSASSTYFHQLFSVAGQVVELSFVRAEIFAEILNYMYSSKIISVRSDLLDELIKSGQLLGIKFIADLCIPPSEGKSTSNEVKDAASETSTSTPTQKDAETQVPAIRQEGGDVLGGMPVITESFSLHGISYETAKITVSDSDDDDDVIFCSEIIPPKECTKDTSAATHNQPCPNAAGVSDQKSCSSGGSPLLTSPTATQKLSSSANQLHPNQTQSSAESLISGTPQHLTPEIILLNRPPVNTPPSVSSSHQTHVTPTINLVEENQKPSNNSSSAETETTAVDDVEEVVEDDDDVISSSSPGSVSNSSLVQQPAASKATASEGSGVQKKQVVTFSQEPSSKPGEFKIKISDVLTGNNREFSAGIAPKHVAEGQKIITLDTATEIEGLSTGCKVYANIGEDTYDIVIPVKDDPEEGEAKRNETPKTSGDDSPGRKRMKVKHDDHYELIVDGRVYYICIVCKRSYVCLTSLRRHFNVHSWEKKYPCRYCDKVFPLAEYRTKHEIHHTGERRYQCLTCGKSFINYQIMASHVRSVHSQDPSGDTKLYRLHPCRSLQIRQYAYITDRSSSIPVLNENGIVYRVDTGKESTEGTTSNPPAKQMTWDDIFIPQANEAIFKQNQSEGSTEFEFVIPESY, translated from the coding sequence ATGGAGGGGGAAAAACTGATCTCTGCAACAGACACGCAGTATTCTAGTGCGCTCCTTCAGTCTTTGAACGAACAACGTGGCCACGGACTTTTTTGTGATGTTACTGTCATCGTGGAGGACCGGAAATTTCGAGCTCACAGAAACATTCTTTCTGCCTCAAGCACATACTTTCACCAGCTTTTCTCGGTGGCAGGGCAAGTGGTTGAACTGAGCTTTGTAAGAGCCGAAATCTTTGCGGAAATACTTAACTATATGTATAGTTCCAAAATAATCTCTGTCCGATCTGACTTACTTGACGAATTGATTAAATCAGGGCAACTGTTGGGCATTAAATTCATAGCCGATCTGTGCATACCaccttctgaaggaaaaagcacGTCAAACGAGGTCAAAGATGCTGCTTCAGAAACTTCAACGTCTACCCCCACTCAAAAGGATGCTGAAACACAAGTACCTGCAATCAGGCAAGAGGGTGGGGATGTATTGGGGGGGATGCCGGTTATAACTGAATCGTTCTCCTTGCATGGCATATCATATGAGACTGCAAAAATAACAGTGAGCGACTCAGATGATGACGATGATGTCATTTTTTGCTCTGAGATCATTCCTCCAAAAGAATGTACTAAAGATACAAGTGCTGCAACCCACAACCAACCTTGCCCAAATGCAGCTGGAGTTTCTGACCAAAAATCATGCAGCAGTGGTGGCTCCCCACTATTGACTAGCCCCACAGCAACTCAAAAACTCTCTTCCTCTGCTAACCAGCTGCATCCAAACCAAACACAATCAAGTGCGGAATCCCTCATCTCTGGGACACCGCAGCATTTGACACCTGAGATTATTTTGCTAAATCGGCCTCCAGTTAACACACCACCCAGTGTCAGCTCCTCACATCAAACACATGTGACCCCTACGATTAATTTGGTTGAGGAGAACCAGAAGCCATCTAACAACAGTTcttcagctgaaacagaaaCGACTGCTGTTGATGATGTAGAAGAGGTGGTTGAAGATGACGACGATGTCATTAGCTCCTCTAGTCCTGGTTCAGTCAGCAATAGCTCTTTGGTTCAGCAGCCTGCTGCGTCCAAGGCCACAGCCTCTGAAGGATCAGGTGTACAGAAAAAACAGGTTGTTACGTTTTCACAAGAGCCATCTTCTAAGCCtggagaatttaaaataaaaatctcagatGTCCTTACTGGAAACAACAGGGAATTCAGTGCAGGCATTGCACCAAAACATGTGGCAGAAGGGCAGAAAATCATAACATTAGATACAGCCACTGAAATAGAAGGCTTATCCACAGGCTGTAAGGTCTATGCAAACATTGGTGAGGACACCTATGACATAGTCATTCCCGTAAAGGATGATCCCGAGGAAGGAGAAGCCAAGCGTAATGAAACGCCCAAAACATCTGGTGATGATTCTCCAGGCAGGAAACGCATGAAAGTTAAGCACGACGACCACTACGAGCTGATAGTGGATGGAAGGGTCTACTACATCTGCATTGTATGTAAGAGATCCTATGTGTGTCTGACGAGTTTACGGAGACATTTTAACGTTCATTCCTGGGAGAAGAAGTATCCGTGCCGATACTGTGATAAGGTTTTCCCTCTCGCAGAATACCGTACAAAGCATGAAATCCACCACACCGGCGAGCGGAGGTACCAGTGCTTGACGTGTGGCAAGTCTTTCATCAACTACCAAATCATGGCCTCACACGTAAGATCGGTCCATAGCCAAGACCCTTCTGGAGACACCAAGCTTTACCGATTGCACCCTTGCAGGTCGTTGCAGATCAGACAGTATGCATACATTACTGATCGTTCAAGCAGTATACCGGTATTAAATGAGAATGGAATTGTTTATCGTGTTGACACAGGAAAAGAGAGCACCGAAGGAACAACATCAAATCCTCCAGCCAAACAAATGACCTGGGATGATATTTTCATTCCGCAGGCAAACGaagcaatttttaaacaaaatcaatcAGAGGGTAGCACTGAATTTGAGTTTGTAATACCAGAATCTTACTGA
- the TMEM255A gene encoding transmembrane protein 255A isoform X6: protein MLVASIVFISFGVIAAFCCAIVDGVFAARHIDLRPLYAGRCQYYSKSTTPPEAICHPQRRAPCTPKIKTNTCFCCDLYNCGNRVEISGGYYEYIDVSSCQDIIHLYHLLWSATILNIVGLFLGIITAAILGGFKDMTPSLPTLNCTVENAHPTVSYYSRPQVTSYNTYYHSTPHLPPYSAYDFQHSSVFPASTPSGLSDDPQSVSPSPSYMWSSNAPPRYSPPYFPPFEKPPPYTP, encoded by the exons ctgGTCGCATCGATTGTCTTCATCAGCTTTGGTGTCATTGCTGCGTTCTGCTGTGCCATAGTAGATGGCGTCTTTGCTGCCAGACACATA GACCTACGGCCGCTGTATGCAGGGCGATGCCAGTACTACTCAAAGAGCACCACGCCACCAGAG GCAATCTGTCATCCACAACGCCGTGCACCCTGCACACcgaaaataaaaaccaacacCTGCTTCTGTTGTGACCTGTACAACTGTGGGAA CAGAGTAGAGATTTCTGGAGGCTACTATGAATACATTGATGTCAGCAGCTGCCAGGACATCATTCACCTTTACCACTTGCTTTGGTCGGCAACAATTTTGAACATAGTGGGGCTATTCCTAGGGATCATTACAGCAGCGATACTTGGAGGCTTTAAAGACATG ACTCCTTCCCTCCCTACGCTGAACTGCACGGTTGAAAATGCACATCCTACGGTGTCCTATTACTCGAGGCCACAGGTGACATCTTACAACACCTACTACCACAGCACTCCTCACCTGCCTCCGTACTCTGCGTATGACTTTCAG cattcCAGCGTGTTTCCAGCCTCCACTCCTTCTGGCCTCTCCGACGACCCCCAGTCAGTGTCACCTTCTCCCAGCTATATGTGGTCTTCCAATGCACCGCCTCGTTACTCCCCGCCGTATTTTCCACCTTTTGAAAAGCCACCACCTTATACGCCATAA